A window of the Kosakonia radicincitans DSM 16656 genome harbors these coding sequences:
- a CDS encoding M16 family metallopeptidase produces the protein MNDVTTAVPTLTATLPEIPFQRFTLDNGLTLLVYEDANSPTVAVHLAYGVGAKDEPTGRFGFAHLMEHLMFSGSAALPGSYISHLERAGAEGLNGVTSADVTQFFQSVPPGSLDYALFAESDRMGYLLGGLVPQALEVQRDVVTREMEENELQPLGAVQGLILRHLFPEKHPYAHKVAGERADLQQVSFADVKEWYQRYYRPNNAVITLAGAITPEEAREKVQRWFGDIAPGETRETVQRWLPELRHEKRLHLQDRIDNQLLRICWPIPPYGENDTTALELFAGVLADTALSPLVIRLMVDNQFATAISAFVESGMLASYFNLRIELHPGVRADDVEHHTMAVLEEMQTTPLNPDLLQHSQQLLLENSRSDWADPLTLAAALGRHEHLPKRAEGLRQRVVQALNMSAETVVAAAQRWLKQGRLVVQVDPFTAVTGNHHPAPARIAPPIIIAPLAPVPAAQRRVLSNGLNIVVIPAIQQGLLSASLIVEAGSQFDPPEYSGLAQLVAGLIASKENDGITLEQWLWSQDAGMVLDVGVSSIALRMQMPEPSAELVFHHLCDVLRRSPASAESIEAHRDHYLQVLNDLDSAAWALPAICFPPSHPLRRPAFTQGTAASLALITPEAADAFYRQHYQPHNATLLLCSSLPIERLSALLERSLAQWQLATSAAPTPPAIPPADTAGSLLLIDNPTAAVTTLMAWFVLPGIGSPHDAAVQLIHPLLVTSFASRINFSLREVDRLTYNVTPLSQSLPGSRLLGFEMTLAAENTLAAVKAIRRECDALLGNRPLTREEILGLIQIEQLRLSRPTGNDYEALCRQESLLREGLAENYRQQLMDSLTALNEVQIDPLLRQAIAPGCGKWLIEGPVTAVADKLADILALPAGYYPHNPEALYK, from the coding sequence ATGAACGACGTAACGACGGCCGTCCCCACTCTGACGGCCACGCTGCCCGAGATCCCCTTTCAGCGCTTTACCCTCGATAACGGCCTGACTCTGCTGGTGTATGAAGATGCCAATTCACCGACTGTTGCTGTCCACCTGGCCTATGGCGTAGGTGCGAAGGATGAGCCCACCGGCCGATTTGGTTTTGCTCATCTTATGGAACACCTCATGTTTTCCGGCAGTGCGGCACTGCCGGGCAGCTATATCAGCCACCTGGAACGGGCAGGAGCAGAAGGGCTAAATGGCGTGACCAGTGCTGATGTCACCCAGTTTTTCCAGTCGGTGCCGCCGGGATCGCTGGATTATGCGCTGTTTGCCGAATCGGATCGGATGGGATACCTGCTTGGTGGCCTGGTCCCGCAGGCACTGGAGGTACAGCGGGATGTAGTTACCCGTGAAATGGAAGAAAACGAGCTTCAGCCGCTGGGGGCTGTACAAGGACTGATCCTGCGGCATCTGTTCCCGGAGAAGCATCCTTATGCCCATAAAGTTGCAGGTGAACGGGCTGATTTACAGCAGGTTAGCTTTGCTGATGTAAAGGAGTGGTACCAGCGTTATTACCGGCCCAATAATGCGGTAATCACTCTGGCTGGCGCAATTACCCCCGAAGAGGCGCGGGAAAAAGTACAACGCTGGTTTGGCGACATCGCGCCGGGCGAAACACGGGAAACTGTGCAGCGCTGGCTACCTGAGCTCAGGCATGAAAAACGCCTGCACCTGCAGGATCGCATTGACAACCAGCTGCTACGAATCTGTTGGCCAATCCCACCCTACGGTGAGAATGACACTACGGCGCTGGAACTGTTTGCCGGGGTGCTGGCCGATACTGCCTTGTCGCCGCTGGTGATCCGACTGATGGTCGATAATCAGTTTGCTACCGCAATATCAGCCTTTGTTGAATCCGGCATGCTGGCGAGCTATTTCAATCTGCGCATCGAACTACACCCGGGCGTCAGAGCTGACGATGTGGAGCATCACACCATGGCGGTATTGGAGGAGATGCAAACCACGCCGCTGAACCCCGATCTGCTCCAGCACAGCCAGCAGTTGCTGCTGGAAAACTCACGGTCTGACTGGGCCGATCCCCTGACGCTTGCCGCAGCTCTGGGGCGACATGAACACTTGCCAAAACGCGCCGAAGGTCTGCGCCAGCGCGTGGTCCAGGCGCTGAATATGTCTGCCGAAACTGTAGTCGCGGCGGCACAGCGATGGTTAAAGCAGGGGCGGCTGGTCGTGCAAGTCGATCCGTTTACCGCCGTGACCGGCAACCATCATCCTGCGCCAGCACGTATAGCTCCGCCAATTATTATCGCGCCGCTAGCTCCTGTGCCTGCGGCACAGCGGCGAGTACTGTCAAACGGACTAAATATCGTCGTCATTCCTGCAATTCAGCAGGGATTGCTTAGCGCCAGTCTGATCGTCGAAGCCGGATCGCAGTTCGATCCGCCGGAATACAGTGGCCTGGCACAACTGGTCGCAGGACTGATCGCCAGCAAGGAAAACGACGGTATAACCCTTGAACAATGGCTGTGGTCGCAGGACGCGGGCATGGTACTTGACGTCGGTGTGAGCAGTATCGCGCTCAGAATGCAGATGCCGGAGCCGAGCGCCGAACTGGTTTTCCATCACCTGTGTGATGTATTGCGCCGCTCTCCAGCCTCGGCGGAGAGCATTGAAGCACATCGCGATCATTACCTGCAGGTGCTAAACGATCTGGACAGCGCAGCATGGGCCCTGCCTGCCATTTGTTTCCCTCCGTCACATCCGTTGCGCCGTCCGGCGTTTACCCAGGGCACCGCCGCCAGCCTGGCACTAATCACGCCCGAGGCGGCGGATGCGTTTTATCGGCAACACTATCAGCCACACAACGCCACCCTACTGCTTTGCAGCTCGCTGCCCATTGAGCGGCTGAGCGCGCTGCTGGAACGCAGCCTGGCGCAGTGGCAACTTGCAACTTCGGCGGCCCCAACACCACCAGCAATTCCCCCTGCCGATACCGCTGGCTCACTGTTGCTGATCGATAACCCCACAGCGGCAGTGACGACGTTAATGGCGTGGTTTGTACTGCCGGGCATCGGATCGCCACACGATGCCGCTGTGCAGTTGATCCATCCTTTACTGGTCACCAGCTTTGCTTCGCGCATTAATTTTTCCCTGCGCGAAGTGGATCGCCTGACCTACAACGTGACGCCGCTCAGCCAGTCACTGCCAGGCAGTCGCCTGCTGGGCTTTGAAATGACCCTGGCTGCCGAAAATACTCTGGCAGCGGTTAAAGCTATCCGCCGCGAATGCGATGCACTGCTGGGCAATCGACCGCTTACCCGGGAAGAGATACTGGGACTTATCCAGATAGAACAGCTACGACTGAGCCGACCAACAGGCAATGATTATGAAGCACTATGCCGACAGGAATCGCTACTGCGTGAGGGACTAGCAGAAAATTACCGTCAGCAACTGATGGATTCTCTGACTGCACTCAACGAGGTTCAGATCGATCCTCTGCTACGCCAGGCAATCGCACCAGGATGTGGAAAATGGCTTATCGAAGGCCCGGTAACCGCCGTAGCTGACAAACTAGCGGACATACTCGCGCTGCCTGCCGGGTATTATCCCCATAATCCCGAGGCGCTTTATAAATAA
- a CDS encoding TonB-dependent siderophore receptor, producing MASKNYHSWLMLAVLGGNLAGTSSTLAQQSSPAGDNARQVQRYNFSIPGGGSLAEALLAFGQQSGLQLIVPSELTNGLSSAGFSGNYSADDALRTLLSGTPLSFKYVNTNTIQIYSTAQASTDGTEVLGTVQVDGALDQGSDIKGVNGSTDITATEGSGSLNGGMLTVGSKGATSVKDTPQSVSVITSETMQQQGIRTLNDAMQKGTGITVQQGNNSREKNFYSRGFQITRASIDGGSPIDITGGTNYNNRFSPSFDMSMYDHVEILRGADDLFNGFSTTGPGGTVNLVRKRPLDHFQLKYDGSAGSWDNYQNSLDLTSPLNDAGTLRARAVLTRKDSHHFYRTAKDENTVAYGTLEADLTSSTLLTIGGSYQRIRGVPLTNGLELYPDGRDPHFSRKTAWVFPWEKSDSDTREIFAKLAQKIGDRWNFNLNYTGLYQRNSTIYSNVAGNIMPDTGLFSAEPISADGSNSNNKQFSFDSTLTGEFDVFGLPQKLTFGGNYSKENYWMTSPDAASMVNGWFGTTGPIMDPWHWDTSVPEPSIPAGYYAYMSSGSSVNWGMYSQLVLTPWKPLHFGLGLRLNAYKSNTHTSTASDQSDISESTRKWESPYYSVSYDINDDLSWYGSYTKIFIPQSNMIAPSGQQIDPETGSNLETGLKYAQPGGLLNASLSLYQIRLVNQGQLIGADSVNLGGGRTGYYRNAPDANISKGVDLEITGTVQPWWQTSLGYTYNFNKTSDLSSDGLNDSITTFTPKHTIKWWNDFQFNNAGETLSKFSFGVGVQAQSKTKQIGSWYDDDFNQHNYNANTAFYAVYSARIGYAINRNWSVALLGNNLFDKTYYSTVGNLHGGYWYGDPRNFVLSISGTFD from the coding sequence ATGGCATCGAAAAACTATCACTCCTGGCTGATGCTGGCGGTGCTGGGGGGAAACCTGGCGGGCACCTCATCCACGCTGGCGCAGCAATCTTCACCAGCCGGAGACAACGCCAGGCAGGTACAGCGATATAATTTCAGCATTCCTGGCGGCGGTTCGCTGGCCGAGGCGCTACTGGCCTTTGGTCAGCAGAGTGGCCTTCAACTCATTGTGCCAAGCGAACTGACCAACGGGCTTTCGAGTGCGGGCTTCAGCGGCAACTATTCGGCTGATGACGCCCTGCGTACGCTGCTGTCGGGCACCCCGTTGAGTTTTAAATATGTCAACACCAATACCATCCAGATCTATAGCACCGCACAGGCCTCAACCGACGGTACCGAAGTTTTAGGTACGGTTCAGGTAGATGGCGCGCTGGATCAGGGCAGCGACATCAAAGGTGTTAATGGCAGCACGGACATTACCGCAACCGAAGGGTCCGGCAGTCTGAATGGCGGCATGCTTACCGTCGGTTCCAAGGGAGCAACCAGCGTTAAAGATACGCCACAGTCGGTCAGCGTTATAACCAGTGAAACCATGCAGCAGCAAGGTATTCGTACCTTGAACGATGCGATGCAAAAAGGCACTGGCATCACAGTGCAACAGGGCAATAACTCGCGCGAGAAAAATTTTTACTCGCGTGGATTTCAGATCACTCGAGCCAGCATCGATGGTGGATCGCCGATCGATATCACCGGCGGCACCAACTATAACAACCGCTTTTCTCCTTCTTTTGATATGTCGATGTACGATCACGTGGAGATCCTGCGCGGTGCCGACGATCTGTTTAACGGTTTCAGCACCACAGGCCCGGGCGGGACTGTTAACCTGGTACGTAAACGCCCGCTCGATCACTTTCAGCTAAAGTACGACGGCTCGGCGGGCAGTTGGGATAACTATCAGAACTCGCTGGACCTTACTTCTCCGCTGAATGACGCTGGTACGCTGCGCGCCCGTGCCGTCTTAACCCGCAAAGACAGCCACCATTTTTACCGCACGGCAAAAGATGAAAATACCGTGGCCTACGGCACGTTGGAAGCCGACCTGACGTCATCCACCTTGTTAACCATAGGCGGCAGCTATCAGCGCATTCGCGGCGTACCACTTACTAACGGCCTGGAGCTTTACCCGGATGGCAGAGATCCCCATTTCAGTCGCAAAACGGCGTGGGTGTTTCCCTGGGAAAAGTCAGACTCCGATACGCGTGAAATCTTTGCTAAGCTGGCTCAGAAAATTGGCGACCGCTGGAACTTCAACCTGAACTATACCGGGCTGTATCAGCGTAACAGCACTATTTACTCTAATGTCGCCGGAAATATTATGCCGGATACCGGCTTGTTCTCAGCCGAGCCCATCTCCGCCGACGGCAGCAATAGTAATAACAAACAGTTCTCTTTTGACTCCACGCTGACCGGAGAGTTTGACGTCTTTGGCCTACCGCAGAAGCTGACTTTCGGTGGCAATTATTCCAAAGAAAACTACTGGATGACCTCCCCCGATGCTGCCAGCATGGTCAACGGCTGGTTCGGTACCACTGGCCCGATAATGGACCCGTGGCACTGGGATACCTCGGTGCCTGAACCGTCAATTCCGGCGGGCTATTATGCGTATATGAGCAGCGGCTCCTCAGTAAACTGGGGGATGTACTCGCAACTGGTACTTACCCCGTGGAAACCACTGCACTTTGGCCTCGGTCTTCGGCTGAACGCCTATAAAAGTAATACCCATACCAGTACCGCCAGCGATCAGAGCGACATCAGCGAATCCACCCGTAAGTGGGAAAGTCCTTACTACTCGGTCAGCTACGATATTAACGATGACCTGAGCTGGTACGGCAGCTACACTAAGATCTTCATCCCGCAGAGTAATATGATCGCACCTTCAGGACAGCAGATCGATCCGGAGACCGGCAGTAATCTGGAGACCGGCCTCAAGTACGCCCAACCGGGAGGTCTGCTGAATGCGTCGCTGTCGCTGTATCAAATACGTCTGGTGAATCAGGGGCAACTGATCGGCGCTGATTCTGTAAATCTGGGCGGCGGACGTACGGGCTACTACCGCAACGCGCCGGATGCGAATATCAGCAAGGGGGTGGATCTTGAGATCACCGGTACCGTACAGCCGTGGTGGCAGACCTCGTTAGGATATACCTATAACTTTAACAAGACCTCTGATCTATCGTCGGACGGACTTAACGACAGCATCACCACCTTCACACCAAAGCACACTATTAAATGGTGGAACGACTTCCAGTTTAACAATGCCGGGGAGACGTTAAGCAAGTTCAGCTTTGGCGTTGGCGTACAGGCGCAGAGCAAGACCAAACAGATTGGTAGCTGGTACGACGATGATTTTAACCAGCACAACTACAACGCCAATACTGCATTCTATGCGGTGTATTCCGCCAGAATCGGCTACGCTATTAACCGCAACTGGAGTGTCGCCCTGTTGGGCAATAACCTGTTCGACAAAACTTACTACTCCACCGTCGGCAACTTACACGGCGGCTACTGGTACGGCGATCCACGTAACTTTGTGCTGTCAATTAGCGGGACCTTTGACTAA